One Myxococcota bacterium DNA segment encodes these proteins:
- a CDS encoding PEP-CTERM sorting domain-containing protein (PEP-CTERM proteins occur, often in large numbers, in the proteomes of bacteria that also encode an exosortase, a predicted intramembrane cysteine proteinase. The presence of a PEP-CTERM domain at a protein's C-terminus predicts cleavage within the sorting domain, followed by covalent anchoring to some some component of the (usually Gram-negative) cell surface. Many PEP-CTERM proteins exhibit an unusual sequence composition that includes large numbers of potential glycosylation sites. Expression of one such protein has been shown restore the ability of a bacterium to form floc, a type of biofilm.) produces MWTLPAGALPIVPFTETFNVDDSNWLDATSGAPTYNATGGPDGSGYISTTQIAQGPPFGTIMFRANQSAGASGGNFSGDWGNVITLTADVRHDGPAPASFFFRFSAGPGNSLIGLTGAPVAANVWTTLTLAIDASNPLFTSGGGTFASVMPNVQDFQIGVVGDAATSVTWDLDNVSIVPEPSTALLVAGGLLAMARARRRS; encoded by the coding sequence TTGTGGACGTTGCCCGCGGGCGCGCTCCCGATCGTCCCGTTCACGGAGACCTTCAACGTGGACGACTCCAATTGGCTGGATGCCACGAGCGGCGCGCCGACCTACAACGCGACCGGCGGCCCTGATGGCAGCGGCTACATCTCGACCACCCAGATCGCCCAGGGTCCGCCCTTCGGGACGATCATGTTCCGCGCCAACCAGTCGGCTGGCGCCAGCGGCGGGAACTTCTCCGGCGACTGGGGCAACGTGATCACCCTGACGGCGGACGTTCGTCACGACGGCCCCGCGCCGGCGAGCTTCTTCTTCCGCTTCTCGGCGGGACCGGGGAACTCGCTGATCGGCCTGACGGGCGCTCCGGTGGCCGCGAACGTCTGGACGACGCTGACCCTGGCGATCGACGCCTCGAACCCGCTCTTTACGAGCGGCGGCGGCACCTTCGCTTCGGTGATGCCCAATGTCCAGGACTTCCAGATCGGTGTTGTTGGTGATGCCGCGACGTCGGTGACCTGGGACCTCGACAACGTGAGCATCGTGCCCGAGCCCTCGACGGCGCTGCTCGTCGCGGGTGGGCTGCTCGCGATGGCCCGCGCGCGTCGCCGCAGCTAG
- a CDS encoding neutral/alkaline non-lysosomal ceramidase N-terminal domain-containing protein, translated as MHLRPASFAAIVAISILLLACGTTVITGSYPTGIGQVEGTGRFRAGAARVDITPLPGTGMGGYSTLGEVSRGVWLRLFARAVYLEAPDGNALVLVSTDLWSLPEGLLDRVAQRLAESPHSAARKLRRAQLVLSATHTHHSPGHYSTDRFFGAMAQVEPGFQPALFEQLADGITEAVATAVSRAEPATARWSESTVAGLQRNRSLDPFLANPEADAILAENANASCEKHADDPRDATCAAVDRRLRALELRATESGALLGVAGFLTLHATVVGSAFPLVSSDVFGAMALTAERAFAAREGGPVVVALFNGAQGDVSPAWRAEQGRDRADVLRLASLATRKLLAPDESRPLELASIAHRRQQLPLGNQCLADHDDAGPRCTARLPLPGHATLAGAEDGPSNVGIVWFEGFRNPLPWGRQGAKVPALNFLELGPVPLFLPFLPISQMVFASLQPAPQVEIGLHDLGPLRFVTLPGEFTTTLGRRIAHAVANRRSLDEVVLLGLSNGYAYYFTTPEEYALQHYEGSGTLYGPAAPRYLLEKYAGLADGDALPQRPPRERSWRHKSVRSRAYPWPGVAGDPRDAETWIAHFGDAPLTRVCFETEATLDHTPRLHAAIRNDEGAWTPLVHDGVPEDDTGTRFVLVAGEPDGERRDWCGYWREPDTWADDTPLGLCYRVDAGSPICADAQPVDGS; from the coding sequence ATGCACCTACGTCCGGCTTCGTTCGCTGCGATCGTCGCGATCTCCATTCTCTTGCTTGCCTGCGGGACCACGGTGATCACCGGCAGCTACCCGACCGGCATCGGACAGGTCGAAGGCACCGGTCGATTTCGCGCCGGCGCCGCGCGCGTCGACATCACCCCCCTGCCCGGCACCGGGATGGGTGGCTACTCGACCCTCGGCGAGGTGTCGCGCGGGGTGTGGCTGCGTCTGTTCGCCCGTGCGGTCTACCTCGAAGCGCCCGACGGCAACGCCCTGGTGCTCGTTTCGACCGACCTCTGGTCGCTGCCCGAGGGACTGCTCGATCGCGTGGCCCAGCGTCTCGCCGAGTCACCGCACAGCGCCGCCCGGAAGCTGCGCCGCGCCCAGCTGGTGCTCTCCGCGACCCACACCCATCACAGCCCCGGGCACTATTCCACCGATCGGTTCTTCGGGGCGATGGCCCAGGTGGAACCGGGCTTCCAGCCCGCCCTCTTCGAGCAGCTGGCGGACGGGATCACGGAAGCGGTTGCGACGGCGGTCTCCCGCGCCGAACCCGCGACCGCGCGCTGGAGCGAGAGCACCGTCGCGGGCCTGCAGCGCAACCGCAGCCTCGATCCCTTCCTGGCGAACCCGGAAGCCGACGCGATCCTCGCCGAGAACGCCAACGCTTCTTGTGAGAAGCACGCCGACGACCCCCGCGATGCCACGTGTGCCGCCGTCGACCGCCGACTGAGGGCCCTGGAACTGCGTGCCACCGAGAGCGGGGCGCTGCTCGGTGTGGCCGGCTTCCTGACGCTCCACGCCACCGTGGTGGGTTCGGCCTTCCCGCTGGTGTCGAGTGACGTGTTCGGAGCGATGGCACTCACCGCCGAGCGGGCCTTCGCCGCACGGGAAGGGGGTCCGGTCGTCGTCGCACTCTTCAACGGTGCCCAGGGCGACGTCTCCCCCGCCTGGCGGGCGGAGCAGGGCCGCGACCGCGCCGACGTCCTGCGACTCGCGTCCCTCGCCACCCGGAAGCTGCTCGCACCCGACGAGAGTCGCCCTCTCGAGCTGGCGTCGATCGCCCATCGGCGCCAACAACTGCCGCTCGGCAACCAATGCCTCGCGGACCATGACGATGCCGGGCCACGCTGCACCGCGCGGCTGCCGCTCCCCGGACACGCCACGCTGGCCGGCGCCGAGGACGGCCCGTCGAACGTCGGCATCGTCTGGTTCGAAGGATTCCGCAATCCGCTTCCCTGGGGCCGACAGGGCGCGAAGGTGCCAGCGCTCAACTTCCTGGAGCTCGGGCCGGTCCCGCTCTTCCTGCCCTTCCTCCCGATCTCGCAGATGGTCTTCGCGAGCCTGCAGCCGGCCCCGCAGGTCGAGATCGGCCTGCACGATCTCGGGCCCTTGCGCTTCGTCACGCTGCCGGGCGAGTTCACCACGACGCTGGGCCGCCGCATCGCCCACGCCGTCGCGAACCGGCGCAGCCTGGACGAGGTGGTGCTGCTCGGGCTCAGCAACGGCTACGCCTACTACTTCACCACACCCGAGGAGTACGCTCTCCAACACTACGAGGGGTCGGGCACGCTCTACGGCCCGGCAGCACCGCGCTATCTGCTCGAGAAGTACGCGGGTCTCGCCGACGGCGACGCGCTCCCCCAGCGTCCGCCGCGCGAGCGCAGCTGGCGGCACAAGAGCGTCCGTTCGCGCGCCTACCCGTGGCCGGGGGTCGCCGGCGATCCGCGCGACGCAGAGACGTGGATCGCGCACTTCGGTGACGCACCGCTCACGCGGGTCTGCTTCGAGACCGAGGCGACACTGGACCACACCCCGCGGCTCCACGCCGCCATCCGGAACGACGAGGGCGCGTGGACGCCCCTGGTCCATGACGGTGTCCCCGAAGATGACACGGGCACCCGCTTCGTACTCGTCGCCGGCGAACCCGACGGGGAACGCCGTGACTGGTGCGGCTACTGGCGGGAGCCCGACACCTGGGCCGACGACACTCCGCTCGGACTCTGCTACCGGGTCGATGCCGGCTCACCGATCTGCGCAGACGCCCAGCCCGTGGACGGCTCCTAG
- a CDS encoding aminotransferase class IV, translating into MSSSAANSASHRQIWIDGELVPWDQATVHVLSHSLQRGSLIFDYMSVHEADGGTAVFRLDEHVGRLLHSAELVGLPLELDAAAIRSAICATVRANPGAKAVKVSAYLPSIEVDVVPLDPRVTVAIAAYDPQADINAGKPQAPHRPETLSIWIEKAVKNRREDIVPPQAKVSANYTSPMQAKWNARKAGYDEILLVDEAGHVAEGPTTNVFLVDAAGTLATPTEEKVLLGVTRRSILELAVDEGLNVEERGIRPEELANAEEAFLTGTTAGVWPIAKIDDKPLGAAVPGPVSQRLRERFRAATRGADPAFAHWLTYVDTERAGRG; encoded by the coding sequence GTGAGCAGCAGCGCGGCTAACTCGGCCTCTCATCGGCAGATCTGGATCGACGGTGAACTGGTTCCCTGGGACCAGGCGACGGTCCATGTGCTTTCCCACAGCCTCCAGCGGGGCTCGCTGATCTTCGACTACATGAGCGTCCACGAAGCCGACGGCGGTACCGCCGTCTTCCGTCTGGACGAGCACGTCGGTCGCCTCCTCCACTCGGCCGAGCTGGTGGGGCTGCCGCTGGAGCTGGACGCGGCGGCGATCCGCAGCGCCATCTGCGCGACGGTCCGCGCCAACCCAGGAGCGAAGGCGGTCAAGGTCAGTGCCTATCTGCCTTCGATCGAAGTGGACGTGGTCCCGCTCGACCCACGCGTCACCGTCGCGATCGCGGCCTACGATCCCCAGGCGGACATCAACGCGGGGAAACCCCAGGCGCCTCACCGGCCCGAGACGCTCTCGATCTGGATCGAGAAGGCGGTGAAGAACCGCCGCGAGGACATCGTGCCGCCCCAGGCGAAGGTCTCGGCCAACTACACGTCGCCGATGCAGGCGAAGTGGAACGCGCGCAAGGCGGGCTACGACGAGATCCTGCTGGTCGATGAAGCCGGTCACGTTGCGGAAGGGCCCACGACGAACGTGTTCCTGGTGGATGCGGCGGGAACCCTGGCGACGCCCACCGAAGAGAAGGTGCTGCTCGGCGTCACGCGGCGCTCGATCCTCGAGCTCGCCGTCGACGAGGGGTTGAACGTCGAAGAGCGCGGCATCCGACCCGAGGAACTGGCGAACGCAGAAGAGGCGTTCCTGACCGGCACCACCGCAGGCGTCTGGCCGATCGCGAAGATCGACGACAAGCCTCTCGGGGCCGCGGTTCCGGGCCCGGTGAGCCAGCGCCTGCGCGAGCGTTTCCGCGCGGCCACCCGCGGCGCCGACCCCGCCTTCGCGCACTGGCTCACCTACGTGGATACCGAGCGGGCGGGTCGCGGATGA
- the trpS gene encoding tryptophan--tRNA ligase gives MSAPEPSTKGRKRVLSGVQPSGDFLHIGNYFGALRQFVELQEAHEMLLFIADYHSMNSVRDGAARRTYTHAVALDYLACGLDPERAMLFRQSDVPEVTELTWMLSTVTPMGLLERGHAYKDKVAAGQPSDHGLFAYPVLQAADILIYHSDLVPVGQDQKQHIEMARDIAQRFNHTYGEDLLVLPEPYIPEEVAVIPGTDGRKMSKSYGNAISMFDKPKAVKKSVMGIVTDSTPVEEPKDTSGHLFQLWSLFADAAEREEMFARAKGGGLGYGDVKKDLLQRVNATFEPMRERRAALEAKPEEVDAVLADGATRARAIAQPVLERCREASGLGAARS, from the coding sequence ATGAGCGCTCCCGAACCGAGTACGAAGGGCCGCAAGAGGGTGCTGTCGGGGGTGCAGCCCTCCGGCGACTTCCTTCACATCGGCAACTACTTCGGGGCGCTGCGCCAGTTCGTGGAGCTGCAGGAAGCCCACGAGATGCTCCTCTTCATCGCGGACTACCACTCGATGAACAGCGTGCGTGACGGCGCCGCCCGGCGGACCTATACGCACGCTGTCGCCCTCGACTACCTGGCCTGCGGCCTCGATCCCGAGCGGGCGATGCTGTTCCGCCAGTCGGACGTCCCCGAGGTCACCGAATTGACCTGGATGCTCTCGACGGTGACGCCGATGGGACTTCTCGAGCGCGGCCATGCCTACAAGGACAAGGTGGCGGCGGGTCAGCCCAGTGACCACGGCCTCTTCGCCTACCCGGTGCTCCAGGCCGCCGACATCCTGATCTACCACTCGGATCTCGTTCCGGTCGGCCAGGATCAGAAACAGCACATCGAGATGGCCCGAGACATCGCCCAGCGCTTCAACCACACCTACGGCGAAGACCTGCTCGTGCTACCCGAGCCCTACATTCCCGAAGAGGTCGCGGTGATTCCCGGCACCGACGGGCGCAAGATGAGCAAGTCGTACGGCAACGCGATCTCGATGTTCGACAAGCCGAAGGCGGTGAAGAAGTCCGTGATGGGGATCGTCACCGACTCGACGCCGGTGGAGGAGCCGAAGGACACGTCCGGGCACCTGTTCCAGCTCTGGTCCCTGTTCGCGGATGCGGCCGAGCGCGAGGAGATGTTCGCGCGCGCCAAGGGCGGCGGGCTCGGCTACGGCGACGTGAAGAAGGACCTGCTCCAACGGGTGAACGCCACCTTCGAACCGATGCGCGAACGACGGGCGGCGCTCGAAGCGAAGCCCGAAGAAGTCGACGCGGTGCTCGCCGACGGCGCGACGCGCGCGCGAGCGATCGCCCAGCCCGTGCTCGAACGCTGCCGCGAGGCGAGTGGTCTGGGCGCGGCGCGCTCCTAG
- a CDS encoding ABC transporter permease — MSSAFSRALLPLRYAWRNALARKGATSVTLFGVAISVMVYVVMGATARSLAGMATSTGDPSNVVVLSKGASSAESSRLDTPTVNAVRYTAGVLRNAEGAPLASVELLDDRSVPVPGTDPENPENRRYIMMRGYTPDAFLVHPGVRLIAGRLPSAPGELLIGRLVPENVGNVSVGSELRIRDRAYRVVGILGAEGQFFESELWLPIEDLRGKSGRRESSAVVLRTESPEEAVALVERLETSRQVSVSAKTEPEYYARLQRASVAFVYLGNLIGALMGLGAIVAGANTMYATMSQRIREMGTLRALGFGRWRVGASLLLESTLVSLLGGILGIGLAFAWDGFALSLVGMAFELDVGGASLAQGMIMAALIGGVGGFLPARSAARLEIVAALRHV, encoded by the coding sequence ATGAGCAGCGCTTTCAGCCGCGCGCTCCTCCCGCTGCGCTACGCCTGGCGCAACGCGCTCGCCCGAAAAGGGGCGACGAGCGTCACCCTGTTCGGCGTCGCGATTTCTGTGATGGTCTATGTCGTGATGGGCGCCACCGCGCGTTCTCTCGCGGGAATGGCGACGAGCACGGGAGACCCCTCGAACGTCGTGGTGCTCTCGAAAGGCGCGAGCAGCGCAGAAAGTTCGCGGCTGGACACGCCGACCGTGAACGCCGTCCGCTACACCGCCGGCGTGCTCCGCAACGCGGAGGGAGCCCCACTCGCCAGCGTCGAGCTCCTCGACGACCGGAGCGTCCCGGTGCCGGGTACCGACCCCGAGAACCCGGAGAACCGGCGCTACATCATGATGAGGGGCTACACGCCCGATGCGTTCCTCGTGCACCCCGGCGTGCGGCTGATCGCAGGGCGACTGCCGTCAGCCCCGGGCGAGCTGCTGATCGGACGGCTCGTGCCCGAGAACGTGGGCAACGTCTCGGTGGGATCCGAGCTGCGGATTCGTGATCGCGCCTACCGTGTCGTCGGCATCCTCGGTGCGGAGGGTCAATTCTTCGAGAGTGAACTCTGGCTGCCGATCGAGGACCTCCGGGGCAAAAGCGGTCGGCGCGAGTCGTCGGCCGTCGTGCTTCGAACCGAGAGCCCCGAAGAAGCCGTCGCCCTCGTCGAGCGCCTCGAGACCTCCCGTCAGGTCAGCGTGAGCGCGAAGACCGAACCCGAGTACTACGCGCGGCTCCAACGCGCGTCGGTAGCCTTCGTCTACCTGGGCAACCTGATCGGTGCGCTGATGGGACTGGGGGCGATCGTCGCCGGTGCGAACACCATGTACGCGACGATGAGCCAGCGCATTCGCGAGATGGGCACCCTGCGTGCGCTGGGTTTTGGACGCTGGCGCGTTGGAGCGTCGCTCTTGCTCGAGAGCACGCTCGTCTCCCTGCTGGGCGGAATCCTCGGGATCGGCCTCGCCTTTGCGTGGGACGGCTTCGCCCTCTCGCTGGTCGGCATGGCGTTCGAGCTCGACGTCGGCGGCGCAAGCCTCGCGCAAGGCATGATCATGGCCGCGTTGATCGGCGGCGTCGGCGGCTTCCTGCCGGCGCGTTCGGCCGCGCGCCTCGAGATCGTGGCAGCGCTGCGCCACGTCTAG
- a CDS encoding ABC transporter permease has protein sequence MSVLHELARQAPLVGRQLRRSPRRTALTFLGLVIAFFLFTSLESLLYTMSNVVRGTSSDALLFVQPKDRLSRWRARLPASYAEQVESLPGVRAASPVRFHFGQGRREGSFAVAMGVTSDSHLKMGIPMGVTGGELRRFLTERTVALVGERLLADNGWKVGERVTIRGRGRTPPLSFEIAGDIAKGDRLDRVAVVRLDYLEDVMGGAGRVTFVQVRTEDAGTASAAADAIDARFANYVMSTETVTEKSHIAPFIAGLSDAMNGLRLVGYLALAVTLLVVGNSVAIGVRERTREIGTLRALGYGKERVISLVLAEAMLVAVTGGVIGALFAYAVFSSGQVRIPGAGFEFITDPSVVLRSALLSIPLGILAGAQPAWSAVRMTITEALRYSE, from the coding sequence ATGAGCGTGCTGCACGAACTCGCCCGTCAGGCGCCGCTGGTCGGACGGCAGCTCCGACGCAGCCCGCGGCGCACGGCGCTGACCTTCCTCGGCCTGGTGATCGCCTTCTTCCTGTTCACCTCCCTCGAGAGCCTGCTCTACACGATGAGCAACGTCGTCCGCGGCACGTCGAGCGACGCCCTGCTCTTCGTCCAGCCCAAGGACCGGCTCAGTCGCTGGCGCGCCCGGCTTCCGGCCAGCTACGCCGAGCAGGTCGAGAGCCTTCCGGGGGTGCGCGCCGCGTCCCCGGTGCGTTTCCACTTTGGCCAAGGCAGGCGCGAGGGGAGCTTCGCCGTGGCCATGGGCGTCACCTCGGATTCCCATCTGAAGATGGGGATTCCGATGGGCGTGACCGGAGGGGAGCTGCGGCGCTTCCTCACCGAGCGGACCGTCGCCCTGGTCGGAGAGCGTCTGCTCGCCGACAACGGCTGGAAGGTGGGCGAGCGGGTGACGATCCGGGGGCGAGGACGAACTCCGCCCCTGAGCTTCGAGATCGCCGGGGACATCGCGAAGGGAGATCGGCTCGATCGGGTCGCGGTCGTCCGGCTCGACTACCTCGAAGACGTGATGGGGGGTGCCGGCCGGGTCACCTTCGTCCAGGTCCGAACCGAAGATGCGGGCACCGCATCCGCCGCGGCCGACGCCATCGACGCGCGTTTCGCGAACTACGTGATGTCCACCGAGACCGTGACCGAGAAGAGCCACATCGCACCGTTCATTGCCGGCCTCTCGGACGCCATGAACGGGTTGCGCCTGGTGGGCTACCTGGCCCTGGCCGTCACGCTGCTGGTCGTCGGCAACAGTGTGGCGATCGGCGTCCGCGAGCGCACCCGCGAGATCGGGACCCTTCGCGCGCTCGGATACGGAAAAGAACGCGTGATCAGCCTGGTGCTCGCCGAGGCGATGCTCGTGGCCGTGACCGGCGGCGTGATCGGGGCGCTGTTCGCCTACGCCGTTTTCAGCAGCGGCCAAGTGCGCATCCCGGGCGCGGGATTCGAATTCATCACGGACCCCTCCGTGGTGCTGCGGTCGGCGTTGCTCTCGATCCCGCTCGGCATTCTGGCCGGTGCGCAGCCTGCCTGGAGCGCAGTACGCATGACCATCACCGAAGCCCTGCGGTACAGCGAATGA
- a CDS encoding ABC transporter ATP-binding protein, with protein MSRLVEIRGLHKSYWRGDSEVPVLSDLSLDIEAGEFVALMGPSGSGKSTLLNLIAGLDRPTQGSLRIDGRELRDFEEHELDVWRNRSIGFIFQFYNLIPVLTAVENVEIPLLISDHDADERRDRCEAALRIVGLGHRMDHRPTELSGGEQQRVAIARALVNDPLLVLADEPTGDLDSENAEEVLALLQLLNREANTTFVMVTHDPRAAERAGRLVHLEKGRLVSAG; from the coding sequence GTGAGCCGGCTCGTCGAGATTCGCGGCCTCCACAAGTCGTACTGGCGCGGAGACTCGGAGGTGCCCGTCCTCTCCGACCTCTCCCTCGACATCGAAGCGGGGGAGTTCGTCGCACTGATGGGACCGTCGGGCTCGGGGAAGTCGACCCTGCTCAACCTGATCGCCGGCCTCGACCGCCCCACCCAGGGCAGCCTGCGCATCGACGGCCGTGAACTTCGCGACTTCGAAGAGCACGAGCTCGACGTGTGGCGCAACCGCTCGATCGGTTTCATCTTCCAGTTCTACAACCTGATCCCGGTGCTGACGGCCGTCGAGAACGTCGAGATCCCGCTGCTGATCTCGGACCACGACGCCGACGAGCGTCGCGATCGCTGCGAGGCCGCCCTGCGCATCGTCGGGCTCGGCCATCGCATGGATCACCGACCCACCGAGCTCTCGGGCGGCGAGCAGCAGCGGGTGGCGATCGCGCGGGCCCTCGTGAACGACCCGCTGCTCGTGCTCGCCGACGAACCCACCGGCGACCTCGACAGCGAAAACGCCGAAGAGGTGCTCGCCCTCCTCCAGCTGCTGAACCGTGAAGCGAATACGACCTTCGTGATGGTGACCCACGATCCGCGCGCCGCCGAGCGCGCCGGCCGCCTGGTGCACCTCGAGAAGGGCCGCCTGGTGAGCGCCGGATGA
- a CDS encoding efflux RND transporter periplasmic adaptor subunit: MSTDSSSPPAASAARGPRPANAPDEGLARDLAVLRGEARPDATGRPRRRRRWPWIVGLLAFLGVGWIVWGRLTAPPEVDLVTVAWRDVGSPPVLLSASGYLEAHRQITLSSKAQGKIVEMSVAENQQVVVGDLVARLESDEARANLSLARAEFADATRELRRLERLQQRGAASQAELDRTRTQRDVAAARRDLAQVAYDNRTIVAPIDGTVIRKIRDVGEFLTIGVTAEGDPGTAVVTLADLSSLEVSLEVGETEIRKVALGGVALVTPEAMPRRRYLADVVEIAAMADRQKGVVPVTVRIREPERELLPEMSAKVSFLEAEPSAPIEVRRAVPISSVVERGGRRVVFSVEDGRVTAATVTGRETEDGFFVIDEGPEEGTPLVEAPPPSLGDGDPVALPAS, from the coding sequence ATGTCCACCGATTCTTCGTCCCCCCCGGCCGCATCCGCGGCCCGGGGCCCGCGCCCGGCGAATGCGCCGGACGAGGGCCTGGCCCGCGATCTCGCCGTCCTGCGCGGCGAGGCCCGACCGGACGCCACCGGGCGCCCGCGCCGGCGACGACGCTGGCCTTGGATCGTCGGTCTGCTCGCCTTCCTGGGAGTCGGTTGGATCGTCTGGGGGCGCCTTACCGCACCTCCGGAGGTCGACCTGGTCACCGTCGCCTGGCGCGACGTGGGCTCGCCGCCGGTCCTGCTATCGGCGTCGGGCTACCTGGAAGCCCACCGTCAGATCACCCTCTCGAGCAAGGCCCAGGGCAAGATCGTCGAGATGTCCGTCGCCGAGAACCAACAGGTGGTGGTGGGGGACCTGGTGGCGCGACTCGAGAGCGACGAAGCGCGCGCCAACCTTTCTCTCGCGCGCGCCGAGTTCGCCGACGCGACGCGCGAACTCCGCCGCCTCGAGCGCCTGCAGCAGCGCGGCGCCGCCTCGCAGGCCGAGCTCGATCGAACCCGCACCCAGCGCGACGTAGCGGCTGCGCGACGCGATCTCGCCCAGGTGGCCTACGACAACCGTACGATCGTCGCGCCGATCGACGGCACGGTGATCCGCAAGATCCGCGACGTCGGCGAGTTCCTGACCATCGGTGTGACCGCCGAGGGCGACCCGGGCACGGCGGTCGTGACCCTGGCCGATCTCTCCTCCCTCGAGGTCTCGCTCGAGGTGGGCGAAACCGAGATCCGCAAGGTCGCGCTCGGCGGCGTCGCCCTGGTGACCCCCGAAGCGATGCCGCGACGCCGCTACCTTGCCGATGTCGTCGAGATCGCGGCCATGGCCGACCGCCAGAAGGGCGTCGTGCCGGTGACCGTGCGCATTCGCGAGCCCGAACGCGAGCTGCTCCCCGAGATGTCGGCGAAGGTGAGTTTCCTGGAAGCGGAGCCGAGCGCCCCGATCGAGGTACGTCGGGCCGTCCCGATCTCGTCCGTGGTGGAACGCGGCGGACGACGCGTCGTGTTCAGCGTGGAAGACGGGCGCGTGACCGCCGCGACCGTGACCGGCCGCGAGACCGAGGACGGATTCTTCGTGATCGACGAGGGCCCGGAAGAGGGCACCCCGCTCGTCGAGGCGCCGCCTCCGAGTCTCGGCGATGGCGACCCGGTGGCCCTGCCCGCGTCGTGA
- a CDS encoding SDR family oxidoreductase: MILEGKTVLVAGVGAGLGREVAETALRDGANLLLAARTEATLEAAAKELDPSGKRVAYRATDISDGAACDTLVAEGVERFGSVDALVGVAAYENAFGGLHDTDFENWRKAFDTNVVGIWTLLRSLHPVMKKAGGGSIVLIGSQSMFLPSLPQAGYAASKGALLSSMYYLAQELGPDNVRVNMVVPSWMWGPPVEGFLSARAKQEDRPLDDVVGEITGDFAMKRMTADEEVAEAAIFFCSDRARAITGQNLLVNTGEMMR, encoded by the coding sequence GGCGCCGGCCTGGGACGTGAAGTGGCCGAGACCGCGCTACGCGACGGCGCGAACCTGCTGCTGGCCGCGCGCACCGAAGCCACGCTGGAAGCGGCGGCGAAGGAGCTCGACCCGAGCGGAAAACGCGTCGCCTACCGGGCCACCGACATCTCCGATGGCGCGGCCTGTGACACGCTCGTCGCGGAAGGGGTCGAGCGCTTCGGGAGCGTCGACGCTCTGGTCGGCGTGGCGGCCTACGAGAACGCCTTCGGCGGGCTTCACGACACCGACTTCGAGAACTGGCGGAAGGCCTTCGACACCAACGTGGTCGGCATCTGGACGCTCTTGCGATCGCTCCACCCGGTCATGAAGAAGGCCGGCGGTGGGTCGATCGTGCTGATCGGCTCCCAGTCCATGTTCCTGCCGTCGCTGCCCCAGGCGGGCTACGCCGCGTCGAAGGGCGCCCTGCTCTCTTCGATGTACTACCTCGCCCAGGAACTCGGTCCCGACAACGTCCGCGTGAACATGGTCGTACCGAGCTGGATGTGGGGTCCGCCGGTCGAGGGATTCCTGTCGGCCCGCGCGAAGCAGGAGGACCGCCCGCTCGATGACGTGGTCGGCGAGATCACCGGCGACTTCGCGATGAAGCGCATGACCGCCGACGAGGAAGTCGCCGAGGCCGCGATCTTCTTCTGCTCGGACCGGGCCCGCGCGATCACCGGGCAGAACCTGCTGGTGAACACCGGGGAAATGATGCGCTGA